The Trichocoleus sp. FACHB-46 genome has a segment encoding these proteins:
- the nfi gene encoding deoxyribonuclease V (cleaves DNA at apurinic or apyrimidinic sites): MKIQQQHPWPATAEEATIIQQQLRGDIIKEDQLGAVQRVAGVDVGFEEGGTITRAAIAVLSFPELQLVEHAIARRPTTFPYIPGFLSFREIPAVLDALEQIATPPDLLLCDGHGIAHPRRMGIAAHLGLLVNLPAVGVGKSLLVGKHDEVPEERGAWQPLQHRGETVGAVLRTRVGTKPLYISLGHRISLLTAIDYVMRCTTKWRLPETTRHAHKLASG; the protein is encoded by the coding sequence ATGAAGATCCAACAACAGCATCCTTGGCCCGCCACCGCTGAAGAAGCCACTATAATTCAGCAGCAATTGCGCGGTGACATCATCAAGGAAGACCAACTAGGAGCGGTGCAGCGCGTCGCTGGGGTTGATGTGGGCTTTGAGGAAGGTGGAACCATTACTCGTGCCGCGATCGCCGTCTTAAGTTTTCCGGAGTTGCAACTGGTGGAACACGCGATCGCCCGTCGTCCCACCACCTTTCCTTACATTCCAGGCTTTTTGTCTTTCCGAGAAATTCCTGCTGTCCTAGATGCGCTAGAACAAATCGCCACTCCCCCCGACTTGTTGCTCTGTGATGGTCATGGCATCGCTCACCCTCGACGGATGGGGATTGCCGCTCATTTGGGGCTACTAGTGAATTTGCCTGCGGTCGGAGTTGGTAAGTCTTTACTAGTCGGAAAACATGACGAGGTGCCAGAAGAGCGGGGTGCTTGGCAACCGCTTCAGCATCGGGGTGAAACGGTTGGAGCCGTGCTGCGGACCCGTGTTGGCACTAAACCTCTCTACATTTCGTTAGGGCATCGCATTAGTCTGCTGACTGCGATCGATTATGTGATGCGCTGCACCACCAAGTGGCGGTTGCCCGAAACCACGCGCCATGCTCACAAATTGGCATCCGGTTAA
- a CDS encoding pentapeptide repeat-containing protein, translated as MQRVSAKEILSCYAEGQRDFSNIDAGEVFLFEAELPNINLQGSNLATAHLPYANLTYANLQAAQLPAAEMSNIQLYQADLAGANLQKANLSRANLRHANLQGANLTGADLSGADLYNADLSQANLSSANLSRTNLEKAKLQAAQLAGCNLYRAQLVDLETAYIDRTTILPDGHRDSHSL; from the coding sequence ATGCAGAGGGTCAGTGCCAAAGAAATACTATCTTGCTATGCCGAAGGGCAACGAGATTTTAGTAACATTGATGCCGGGGAAGTTTTTCTATTTGAAGCTGAGCTACCTAACATCAATTTACAAGGAAGCAACCTAGCCACCGCTCATCTTCCCTACGCCAATCTCACTTATGCCAACTTACAGGCAGCCCAGTTACCAGCAGCGGAAATGAGCAATATTCAGCTTTATCAAGCCGATTTAGCTGGAGCCAATCTACAAAAGGCAAATCTATCGCGAGCGAATCTGCGCCATGCCAATTTGCAAGGGGCGAATTTGACTGGGGCCGACCTATCTGGGGCAGATTTGTATAATGCCGATCTGAGTCAGGCAAATTTATCCTCTGCAAATCTTAGCCGCACCAACCTAGAAAAGGCCAAACTTCAAGCAGCCCAGCTCGCTGGTTGTAACCTCTATCGCGCTCAGCTCGTGGATTTAGAAACAGCCTATATCGATCGCACTACTATTCTGCCCGATGGTCATCGCGACAGTCATTCTCTATGA
- a CDS encoding SagB/ThcOx family dehydrogenase — protein MPELRVSIAQHYHERTKYDPQTLASKSHHLDWESQPVPFKEYKIGTTFDLKPYLTDSQEVLAEDAETAWWQRLSRLLFCSYGLTGMIPTTGSPVYLRAAPSAGGLYPAEVYLVSRGTPFLPAGLYNYQSKSHSLWHFWDSNVWQKLQSACFWHPILDDTQMALVTTAVFARSAWRYQDRAYRRIFLDAGHLLGNIELACALNDYRPHLIGGFADEALNQLLYLDPDQEGAIAVIPVADLLEVQENLPLSVTALPSATQTEYPSIPDGELLSYFHQATQIQPNAAFKKIPKIPPRANREKAQSDQYNFPFCLKVSTLSQPIVWGENLGAMQETMLRRRSTRAYSGESITLAELKALLDFTYQPEHYIEQELDGYPDYFVLNSIQTFIAVSGVIGLEEGCYYYAPHSQELRQIRFKNFRRELHYLCLGQDLGRDAAAVVFHTADLKTAVAQYGDRVYRYLHMDAGHLGQKLNLAGIHLGLGVSGIGGFFDNQVNEVLGIPVDEAVLYITTLGRPR, from the coding sequence ATGCCAGAACTTCGAGTCTCGATTGCTCAGCACTACCACGAGCGGACCAAATATGATCCGCAAACCCTTGCCAGTAAAAGCCATCACTTGGATTGGGAGAGTCAGCCTGTTCCGTTTAAGGAATACAAGATCGGCACTACCTTTGATCTCAAGCCTTATTTAACTGACTCACAAGAAGTCTTGGCTGAAGATGCAGAGACTGCTTGGTGGCAACGATTGTCGCGCCTGCTATTTTGCAGCTACGGCTTAACAGGCATGATTCCCACAACCGGAAGTCCAGTTTATTTACGGGCTGCGCCTTCAGCGGGGGGTCTGTATCCGGCAGAAGTGTATTTAGTTTCCCGTGGGACCCCATTCCTACCCGCTGGGTTGTATAACTATCAGTCTAAAAGTCACTCGCTGTGGCATTTCTGGGACAGCAATGTTTGGCAGAAATTGCAATCGGCTTGCTTTTGGCACCCTATTTTAGATGACACGCAGATGGCTTTAGTCACGACTGCGGTGTTTGCTCGCTCGGCATGGCGCTATCAAGACCGCGCCTACCGACGCATTTTTTTGGATGCTGGGCACTTGCTGGGCAACATTGAGTTAGCCTGCGCTCTCAATGACTACCGACCGCATTTGATCGGTGGATTTGCTGACGAGGCGCTTAATCAGTTGCTCTACCTCGATCCGGACCAAGAAGGAGCGATCGCAGTGATTCCGGTGGCCGATTTGCTAGAAGTGCAAGAAAATTTGCCGCTTTCGGTAACAGCCTTACCTTCGGCGACTCAGACCGAGTATCCCAGTATTCCTGATGGAGAGTTGCTGAGCTATTTCCATCAAGCTACTCAGATTCAGCCAAACGCAGCCTTCAAAAAGATCCCCAAAATACCACCACGAGCCAATCGAGAGAAGGCTCAATCGGATCAATACAATTTTCCGTTTTGCCTAAAAGTTTCTACGCTGTCTCAGCCGATTGTTTGGGGAGAGAACTTAGGGGCTATGCAAGAGACCATGCTCCGCCGTCGTTCTACCCGCGCCTACAGCGGAGAGTCAATTACCCTAGCAGAACTGAAAGCATTACTGGACTTTACTTACCAGCCTGAGCACTATATTGAACAGGAATTGGATGGGTATCCAGACTATTTCGTTTTGAACTCGATTCAGACCTTTATTGCAGTTTCTGGTGTGATTGGCTTAGAAGAAGGCTGCTACTACTACGCCCCGCACTCTCAGGAATTACGACAAATCCGCTTCAAAAACTTCCGGCGAGAGTTGCATTACTTATGCTTGGGGCAAGATTTGGGTCGTGATGCCGCAGCAGTGGTGTTTCATACGGCGGACCTGAAGACTGCGGTGGCTCAATACGGCGATCGCGTCTACCGCTACCTCCACATGGATGCGGGACACTTGGGGCAAAAGCTTAACCTGGCTGGCATCCATCTGGGTTTGGGTGTCAGTGGCATTGGTGGCTTCTTTGATAATCAGGTGAATGAAGTGTTAGGCATTCCGGTGGATGAAGCCGTTCTCTATATCACCACCCTCGGTCGCCCCCGCTAG
- a CDS encoding DUF4397 domain-containing protein, with protein MPLHHQGWMLLSVLATGVGLAMPSQAENLAYVNYWLLDAKPTVKTLHLNQQPIHASYSPEQIIPSQRIPAGKYALSLNSVSSQPESQPKQSFNLEAEQFYTVALFQKGQVLQGLVLNDKLSRPEPTVRLVNLMPEPVQVTINQAQPKGLELQSGEQKDVAIALDSPSKVGLVTVKTTAKSNPSHSATKTFGVGPDYASVVVISPQANSLRLTRWQYDRCAVRIETYQYEDACGHSD; from the coding sequence ATGCCACTTCATCATCAAGGCTGGATGCTGTTATCAGTCCTCGCAACTGGGGTGGGACTAGCGATGCCATCCCAGGCTGAGAACTTGGCTTACGTGAACTACTGGCTGCTGGATGCTAAACCCACTGTGAAGACGCTGCACTTAAACCAGCAACCGATTCATGCCTCTTACTCTCCAGAGCAAATCATTCCATCCCAACGTATTCCTGCGGGAAAGTACGCCCTCTCTCTCAATTCCGTCTCGTCCCAGCCAGAGTCTCAGCCAAAACAGAGCTTTAATTTAGAAGCTGAGCAGTTTTATACCGTAGCTCTATTTCAGAAAGGCCAGGTACTCCAAGGGCTAGTGCTGAATGACAAGCTGAGTCGTCCTGAACCTACAGTGAGACTGGTGAATCTCATGCCTGAGCCTGTCCAAGTGACGATCAATCAAGCTCAGCCGAAAGGATTGGAGCTGCAATCGGGCGAACAAAAGGATGTAGCGATCGCGCTCGATAGTCCCTCGAAAGTCGGTCTGGTTACAGTGAAAACAACTGCTAAATCTAATCCGAGTCACTCTGCAACCAAAACCTTCGGCGTTGGGCCTGACTATGCTTCTGTGGTCGTGATTAGCCCCCAAGCAAACTCACTCAGACTAACTCGTTGGCAGTACGATCGCTGTGCTGTCCGCATTGAAACCTACCAATACGAAGATGCCTGTGGCCATTCAGATTAG